A single region of the Halanaerobiaceae bacterium ANBcell28 genome encodes:
- the larA gene encoding nickel-dependent lactate racemase: protein MEKIKLEYGDKHLEFDFPFKYKLLETGSTGREIIDWEEKIRESFSNPIESPTLSEIVEKDKIQKVLILVNDITRPLNYDIVLQPMLDELEDAGIDSNNITLLIATGMHRAMTAEEVEKMLGQGIAKKYKWVNHDCEAKLEDYGSLSHDVPLYLNSLVKETDLLCAVGVVAPHYMAGFSGGRKSLLPGVCGRETIEAHHSLMRLPGSKTANLEGNPFHQVTIEAAKIANLRFISNLVVDSQNEPVDLVVGDWLKAWEKGVEICKKASVIELEEAADIVIVSAGGFPKDINMYQAQKALENASYAVKDGGLIFLLAECREGLGEDVFEDWLEEASDPEYLEERIEQEFKLGGHKAFAIARVAKNHSLYLYSSLSAEITKNAFMDKIENIEDFISNKIEDDSIIYIIPHGANTVPYLK, encoded by the coding sequence ATGGAGAAGATTAAATTAGAGTATGGGGACAAACACCTTGAGTTTGACTTTCCCTTTAAGTACAAGCTATTGGAAACAGGTTCAACTGGGAGGGAAATTATTGACTGGGAGGAGAAGATAAGAGAATCATTTTCAAATCCTATAGAGTCTCCTACGCTAAGCGAGATAGTAGAAAAAGATAAAATTCAAAAGGTTCTTATTCTGGTAAATGATATAACCAGACCTCTTAATTATGATATTGTATTACAACCTATGCTTGATGAATTAGAGGATGCTGGTATAGATAGTAATAATATTACACTATTAATTGCAACAGGCATGCATCGGGCTATGACTGCTGAAGAAGTTGAAAAGATGTTAGGTCAAGGTATTGCTAAAAAATATAAATGGGTAAATCATGATTGTGAAGCTAAGCTTGAAGATTATGGTTCTTTAAGCCATGATGTCCCTTTATATCTCAATTCTTTAGTAAAAGAAACTGATCTCCTTTGCGCCGTAGGGGTAGTTGCACCTCATTATATGGCCGGTTTCTCCGGGGGAAGAAAATCACTACTTCCTGGTGTTTGTGGTAGGGAAACAATAGAGGCCCATCATTCTTTAATGCGTTTACCTGGTTCGAAAACTGCTAATTTAGAGGGAAATCCTTTTCATCAGGTCACAATAGAAGCAGCGAAAATAGCTAATTTAAGATTCATCTCTAACCTGGTTGTTGATAGTCAAAATGAACCTGTTGATTTAGTAGTAGGAGACTGGCTAAAAGCCTGGGAAAAAGGTGTTGAAATATGCAAAAAAGCTTCAGTTATAGAACTAGAGGAAGCAGCAGATATTGTAATTGTTAGTGCCGGTGGCTTTCCAAAAGATATTAATATGTATCAGGCACAAAAAGCACTAGAAAATGCCTCATATGCTGTTAAAGATGGAGGTTTAATCTTTTTACTGGCTGAGTGTAGAGAGGGCTTAGGTGAAGATGTTTTTGAGGACTGGCTTGAAGAGGCCTCTGATCCAGAATATTTAGAAGAGAGAATTGAACAGGAATTCAAACTTGGTGGTCACAAAGCCTTTGCTATAGCTAGAGTGGCTAAAAACCATTCTCTATACTTATATAGTAGCTTGTCTGCGGAAATCACTAAAAATGCCTTCATGGATAAAATTGAAAACATTGAGGATTTTATAAGTAATAAAATTGAGGATGACAGTATAATTTACATCATACCACATGGGGCTAATACCGTGCCATATTTAAAATAA
- a CDS encoding Cof-type HAD-IIB family hydrolase produces the protein MQYKLLVLDLDDTLLNKNHEITEETKKTILKVKEKGVELVIATGRMYCSALPYLKELSVPGAAITYNGAYIKDYLKDELIYHQAVDLKIARVILEEAEKADLYTNIYIDDKLFVEKKNELSDLYTEISDVEAEPVGRLLDFIHTDPTKILFIEKDLEKLKYYKEYFQEEYKGTIAVTRSKDFYLEIMDPAVSKGSAIKKVADKSGISLEEVVAIGDGWNDLEMIKAAGLGVAMGNADEEIKKQADMLAPEHDKEGVSTALKEIFNL, from the coding sequence ATGCAGTATAAGTTGCTGGTATTGGATTTAGATGATACCTTGCTTAATAAAAATCATGAGATAACAGAAGAAACCAAAAAGACTATACTTAAAGTGAAAGAAAAAGGAGTAGAGCTAGTTATTGCTACAGGAAGAATGTATTGTTCCGCCCTTCCTTACTTGAAAGAATTAAGTGTTCCAGGAGCAGCTATTACATATAATGGTGCTTATATAAAAGATTATCTAAAGGATGAACTTATCTATCATCAAGCAGTAGATCTTAAGATAGCCAGAGTAATTTTGGAAGAGGCAGAAAAAGCAGATCTATATACTAATATCTATATTGATGATAAATTATTTGTAGAGAAAAAGAACGAGTTAAGTGATTTATATACGGAAATCTCTGATGTTGAGGCAGAGCCTGTAGGTAGATTACTGGACTTTATACATACTGACCCAACAAAAATATTGTTTATAGAAAAAGATCTAGAAAAGTTGAAATATTATAAAGAATATTTTCAAGAAGAATATAAGGGGACCATTGCAGTGACAAGATCTAAGGATTTTTATCTAGAAATTATGGATCCTGCTGTTTCAAAAGGAAGTGCTATAAAAAAGGTGGCAGATAAGTCTGGTATATCTCTAGAGGAAGTTGTGGCTATAGGAGATGGCTGGAATGACCTGGAGATGATAAAAGCTGCTGGACTTGGTGTGGCAATGGGGAATGCTGATGAAGAGATAAAAAAACAGGCTGATATGCTAGCCCCTGAGCATGATAAAGAAGGCGTCAGTACAGCATTAAAAGAGATATTTAATTTATAA